Proteins found in one Brachypodium distachyon strain Bd21 chromosome 5, Brachypodium_distachyon_v3.0, whole genome shotgun sequence genomic segment:
- the LOC100829554 gene encoding endoplasmic reticulum oxidoreductin-1 isoform X1, with protein sequence MTSKPSPTPNGAGAGAGGGVRRWKRLWVATAAGLLLVLLAAAVSSRSLPAIPSYSRSGGCGCPGARKYTGLVEDCCCDYETVDAINEDVLYPILQQLVSLPFFRYFKVKLWCDCLFWPDDGVCALKDCSVCECPDNEFPEPFKKPYSGLSPQNMICQGGKPEATVDRTLDSKVFKGWVETDSPWTSDDETDNAKMNYVNLRLNPERYTGYTGDPARRIWDSIYKEKCIKYPSEDMCQEKKALYKLISGLHSSISVHIAYDYLLDKSTDLWGHNLPLLYDRVLKYPERVQNLYFTYLFVLRAVTKATDYLEQAEYNTGNPEEDLKTQSLVKQLLYNHKLRSTCPLPFDEAKLWQGENGPELKQEIQKQFRNISAIMNCVGCEKCLLWGKLQVLGLGTALKILFSVDRENNLNQQFHLQRNDAIALVNLLNKLSESVKFVHEKGPSAEEGIKQLRSSTVQKGAS encoded by the exons ATGACTTCGAAGCCCTCTCCCACGCCaaacggcgccggcgccggcgccggtggggGCGTACGCCGGTGGAAGAGACTCTGGGTGGCAACCGCGGCGGGGCTCCTTCTGgtgctcctcgccgcggccgtgAGCTCACGTAGCCTCCCGGCCATTCCCTCCTACTCGCGCAGCGGAGGCTGCGGCTGCCCT GGTGCCAGGAAGTACACCGGGCTGGTGGAGGACTGCTGCTGCGACTACGAGACGGTGGATGCCATCAACGAAGATGTGCTTTATCCGATCCTGCAGCAGCTCGTCTCGCTGCCCTTCTTCAGGtacttcaag GTTAAATTGTGGTGTGACTGCCTTTTTTGGCCTGATGATGGAGTGTGCGCGCTCAAGGACTGTAGTGTCTGTGAGTGCCCAGATAATGAATTTCCCGAACCATTCAAGAAGCCTTACAGTGGCCTTTCTCCACAAAATATGATCTGTCAAGGAGGAAAACCAGAGGCTACTGTTGATAGAACTCTGGACAGCAAAGTTTTCAAAGGATGGGTTGAAACTGATAGTCCATGGACATCGGATGATGAGACAGATAATG CTAAGATGAATTATGTGAATCTTCGACTAAATCCTGAACGCTACACTGGTTATACTGGTGATCCAGCTAGGAGGATATGGGATTCTATctacaaagaaaaatgcataAAAT ATCCTTCAGAAGATATGTGCCAGGAGAAGAAGGCATTATACAAGCTAATTTCAGGATTGCACTCCTCAATTTCTGTACACATTGCTTATGATTATCTTCTAGACAAATCTACTGACTTG TGGGGACACAACCTTCCGTTGTTGTATGACCGTGTTCTGAAGTACCCGGAGCGTGTCCAAAATCTGTACTTCACATACCTATTTGTTCTTAGGGCAGTGACAAAG GCAACAGATTACCTCGAGCAGGCAGAGTACAACACTGGCAATCCCGAAGAGGACTTGAAAACACAATCTTTAGTGAAGCAACTGCTTTACAACCACAAGTTAAGATCTACATGCCCATTACCTTTTGATGAAGCAAAACTCTGGCAAGGTGAAAATGGCCCTGAACTAAAGCAGGAGATTCAGAAGCAATTTAGAAATATTAG TGCAATTATGAACTGTGTTGGATGTGAGAAGTGTCTATTATGGGGAAAGCTACAAGTTCTTGGTCTTGGAACTGCACTgaagattttgttttctgttgacAGAGAGAACAATTTGAATCAACAG TTCCATCTGCAGCGAAACGACGCCATTGCGCTGGTAAATCTTCTGAATAAGCTGTCAGAATCCGTCAAATTTGTACATGAAAAAGGACCGTCCGCCGAGGAAGGCATTAAACAACTTAGGTCTTCAACTGTGCAAAAGGGTGCTTCGTAA
- the LOC100829554 gene encoding endoplasmic reticulum oxidoreductin-1 isoform X2, which produces MTSKPSPTPNGAGAGAGGGVRRWKRLWVATAAGLLLVLLAAAVSSRSLPAIPSYSRSGGCGCPGARKYTGLVEDCCCDYETVDAINEDVLYPILQQLVSLPFFRYFKVKLWCDCLFWPDDGVCALKDCSVCECPDNEFPEPFKKPYSGLSPQNMICQGGKPEATVDRTLDSKVFKGWVETDSPWTSDDETDNAKMNYVNLRLNPERYTGYTGDPARRIWDSIYKEKCIKYPSEDMCQEKKALYKLISGLHSSISVHIAYDYLLDKSTDLWGHNLPLLYDRVLKYPERVQNLYFTYLFVLRAVTKATDYLEQAEYNTGNPEEDLKTQSLVKQLLYNHKLRSTCPLPFDEAKLWQGENGPELKQEIQKQFRNISAIMNCVGCEKCLLWGKLQVLGLGTALKILFSVDRENNLNQQLESILRRFVFI; this is translated from the exons ATGACTTCGAAGCCCTCTCCCACGCCaaacggcgccggcgccggcgccggtggggGCGTACGCCGGTGGAAGAGACTCTGGGTGGCAACCGCGGCGGGGCTCCTTCTGgtgctcctcgccgcggccgtgAGCTCACGTAGCCTCCCGGCCATTCCCTCCTACTCGCGCAGCGGAGGCTGCGGCTGCCCT GGTGCCAGGAAGTACACCGGGCTGGTGGAGGACTGCTGCTGCGACTACGAGACGGTGGATGCCATCAACGAAGATGTGCTTTATCCGATCCTGCAGCAGCTCGTCTCGCTGCCCTTCTTCAGGtacttcaag GTTAAATTGTGGTGTGACTGCCTTTTTTGGCCTGATGATGGAGTGTGCGCGCTCAAGGACTGTAGTGTCTGTGAGTGCCCAGATAATGAATTTCCCGAACCATTCAAGAAGCCTTACAGTGGCCTTTCTCCACAAAATATGATCTGTCAAGGAGGAAAACCAGAGGCTACTGTTGATAGAACTCTGGACAGCAAAGTTTTCAAAGGATGGGTTGAAACTGATAGTCCATGGACATCGGATGATGAGACAGATAATG CTAAGATGAATTATGTGAATCTTCGACTAAATCCTGAACGCTACACTGGTTATACTGGTGATCCAGCTAGGAGGATATGGGATTCTATctacaaagaaaaatgcataAAAT ATCCTTCAGAAGATATGTGCCAGGAGAAGAAGGCATTATACAAGCTAATTTCAGGATTGCACTCCTCAATTTCTGTACACATTGCTTATGATTATCTTCTAGACAAATCTACTGACTTG TGGGGACACAACCTTCCGTTGTTGTATGACCGTGTTCTGAAGTACCCGGAGCGTGTCCAAAATCTGTACTTCACATACCTATTTGTTCTTAGGGCAGTGACAAAG GCAACAGATTACCTCGAGCAGGCAGAGTACAACACTGGCAATCCCGAAGAGGACTTGAAAACACAATCTTTAGTGAAGCAACTGCTTTACAACCACAAGTTAAGATCTACATGCCCATTACCTTTTGATGAAGCAAAACTCTGGCAAGGTGAAAATGGCCCTGAACTAAAGCAGGAGATTCAGAAGCAATTTAGAAATATTAG TGCAATTATGAACTGTGTTGGATGTGAGAAGTGTCTATTATGGGGAAAGCTACAAGTTCTTGGTCTTGGAACTGCACTgaagattttgttttctgttgacAGAGAGAACAATTTGAATCAACAG CTTGAGAGCATTCTCCGACGTTTCGTTTTCATATGA
- the LOC100829865 gene encoding RHOMBOID-like protein 6, mitochondrial, translating to MSNGDMEAGAPARAATTTGIKPPPGRYNADGHGPQYAAAGAPVSPFYYAAAAAQEKQHRTWLVPLVVLANVAMFIVVMYYNDCPRSGNGDCVGRGVLRRFSFQPLKENPLFGPSATTLGKYGGLDRYKVVRGNEAWRLETSTWLHAGLIHLGANMISLIFVGVRLEQQFGFWKVGLVYLVSGLGGSILSVLFIRNGVSVGASGALFGLLGAMLSELITNWSIYTNRIAAMANLIIIAAINLALGILPHVDNFAHIGGFATGFLLGFVLLIQPRFGWLEQPFGAKSKSKYTACQIILLVVALILSIAGFAVGLLMVFRGVNGNDHCSWCHYLTCVPTSSWKCDN from the exons ATGTCGAACGGCGACATGGAGGCCGGGGCcccggcgagggcggcgacgacgacggggaTCAAGCCGCCGCCCGGGAGGTACAACGCGGACGGGCACGGGCCGCAGTacgccgcggcgggggcgccggtGTCGCCGTTCTActacgcggcggcggcggcgcaggagaaGCAGCACCGGACGTGGCTTGTCCCGCTGGTGGTGCTCGCCAACGTGGCCATGTTCATCGTGGTGATGTACTACAACGACTGCCCGCGCAGCGGCAACGGCGACTGCGTGGGCCGCGgcgtcctccgccgcttcTCCTTCCAGCCGCTCAAGGAGAACCCCCTCTTCGGCCCCTCCGCCACCAC gcTGGGGAAATACGGTGGGCTTGACAGGTACAAGGTGGTGCGCGGGAACGAGGCGTGGCGGCTGGAGACGAgcacgtggctgcacgccggCCTCATCCACCTCGGCGCCAACATGATCAGCCTCATCTTCGTCGGCGTCCGCCTCGAGCAGCAGTTCGGATTCT GGAAGGTCGGCCTGGTGTACCTCGTGTCGGGGCTCGGCGGGAGCATCCTATCCGTGCTCTTCATCAGGAACGGCGTCTCCGTCGGCGCCTCAGGCGCGCTCTTCGGCCTCCTCGGCGCCATGCTCTCGGAGCTCATCACCAACTGGTCCATCTACACCAACAGG ATAGCGGCCATGGCGAACCTGATCATCATCGCCGCCATCAACCTGGCGCTGGGGATACTGCCCCACGTCGACAACTTCGCGCACATCGGAGGCTTCGCCACGGGTTTCCTCCTCGGATTCGTGCTGCTGATCCAGCCCCGGTTCGGGTGGCTGGAGCAGCCCTTCGGTGCCAAGTCCAAATCCAAGTACACGGCTTGCCAGATCATCCTCCTGGTTGTCGCCCTCATCTTATCGATTGCAGG GTTTGCTGTTGGATTGCTCATGGTGTTCCGCGGAGTGAACGGCAACGATCATTGCAGCTGGTGCCACTACCTTACCTGCGTGCCGACGTCGAGCTGGAAGTGTGACAACTAG